The proteins below come from a single Papaver somniferum cultivar HN1 chromosome 11, ASM357369v1, whole genome shotgun sequence genomic window:
- the LOC113324934 gene encoding uncharacterized protein LOC113324934, which yields MDEKRLVIQLVNGLPEEYNIVASFIQQSMPSFDTARSQLRTEEIRREKQSNYSSHTALAAANNQRSPATSSSVTSSFHSASAHQRSEPSSLMGHQAALLPTPPGPRRHPTAPNWAPQWTSPPSPYPAVPYWSQQHHLSGRGRGRQFRGRGRGRGRTFSAARSPQAYVTPTTEYLQPSDISEAYSSMSIRAPDDDFYMDTGATSHITSDPGFEFEEDYSPM from the exons ATGGATGAGAAACGTTTGGTTATACAACTTGTCAATGGACTTCCGGAGGaatacaatattgttgcctcctTCATCCAACAATCGATGCCATCTTTTGACACTGCTCGCTCTCAATTACGCACTGAGGAGATTCGTCGTGAAAAGCAATCAAACTACAGCTCCCATACTGCCCTTGCGGCTGCCAACAACCAGCGTTCACCTGCTACTTCTTCTTCCGTCACCAGCAGTTTTCACTCAGCGTCTGCCCACCAGCGTTCCGAGCCCAGTTCCCTGATGGGCCACCAAGCTGCTCTTCTGCCAACTCCACCAGGCCCAAGACGTCACCCTACTGCACCCAACTGGGCTCCCCAATGGACGTCTCCCCCAAGCCCATACCCTGCTGTACCTTACTGGAGTCAGCAGCATCATCTCTCTGGTCGTGGCCGAGGTCGTCAGTTCCGTGGGCGTGGCCGTGGTCGTGGACGCACCTTCTCAGCAGCCCGTTCACCACAAGCTTACGTCACTCCTACAACGGAATACCTTCAACCATCGGATATTTCCGAAGCATACAGCTCCATGAGCATTCGAGCGCCTGATGATGACTTCTACATGGACACTGGCGCAACATCACACATCACCTCGGATCCAG gatttgaatTCGAGGAAGACTATTCTCCGATGTGA